In one Bordetella pertussis 18323 genomic region, the following are encoded:
- the ptlE gene encoding type IV secretion system peptidoglycanase PtlE — MPDPRPLTPDQTHGRGHAEAAVDWEASRLYRLAQSERRAWTVAWAALAVTALSLIAIATMLPLKTTIPYLIEVEKSSGAASVVTQFEPRDFTPDTLMNQYWLTRYVAARERYDWHTIQHDYDYVRLLSAPAVRHDYETSYEAPDAPDRKYGAGTTLAVKILSAIDHGKGVGTVRFVRTRRDADGQGAAESSIWVATVAFAYDQPRALTQAQRWLNPLGFAVTSYRVDAEAGQP; from the coding sequence ATGCCAGACCCGCGCCCCTTGACGCCTGACCAGACGCATGGCCGCGGGCATGCCGAGGCCGCGGTGGACTGGGAAGCGTCCCGCCTGTACCGGCTGGCGCAGTCGGAACGCCGTGCATGGACGGTGGCGTGGGCGGCGCTCGCCGTGACCGCGCTGTCATTGATCGCCATCGCGACGATGCTTCCGCTCAAGACCACCATTCCTTACCTGATCGAGGTCGAAAAGAGCAGCGGCGCGGCCTCGGTCGTCACGCAATTCGAACCCCGAGATTTCACCCCGGACACCTTGATGAACCAGTACTGGCTGACGCGCTATGTCGCGGCGCGCGAGCGCTACGATTGGCACACGATCCAGCACGATTACGACTACGTGCGCCTGCTGTCCGCGCCCGCCGTCAGGCACGATTACGAAACCAGCTACGAGGCGCCCGATGCGCCGGACCGCAAGTACGGCGCTGGCACGACCCTGGCCGTGAAAATTCTCAGCGCCATCGACCATGGCAAGGGCGTCGGCACGGTGCGCTTTGTCCGGACACGGCGCGACGCGGACGGGCAGGGCGCCGCCGAATCCTCGATATGGGTAGCGACCGTGGCATTCGCCTACGATCAGCCGCGCGCGCTGACCCAGGCCCAGCGCTGGCTCAATCCGCTGGGCTTTGCCGTCACCAGCTATCGCGTCGACGCGGAGGCTGGACAGCCATGA
- the ptlB gene encoding type IV secretion system protein PtlB: protein MRDPLFKGCTRPAMLMGVPATPLAVCSGTIALLGIWFSIAFLALFPVALLAMRIMIRRDDQQFRLIWLYLRMRWLSRDRTHAFWQSTVYAPLRYAERRRRLRKP, encoded by the coding sequence ATGCGTGATCCGCTTTTCAAGGGCTGCACCCGGCCCGCGATGCTGATGGGCGTACCCGCCACGCCGCTGGCCGTGTGCAGCGGCACCATTGCCCTGCTGGGCATCTGGTTCAGCATCGCCTTTCTGGCCTTGTTTCCCGTGGCATTGCTGGCGATGCGGATCATGATCCGGCGCGATGACCAGCAGTTCCGCCTGATCTGGCTTTACCTGCGCATGCGTTGGCTGAGCCGGGACCGCACGCATGCGTTCTGGCAAAGTACCGTCTATGCGCCGCTGCGTTACGCCGAGCGCCGCCGGCGCCTGCGCAAGCCATGA
- the ptlC gene encoding type IV secretion system protein PtlC: MNRRGGQTAFAAIARNERAIAAFIPYSSHLTDTTLITHGADLVRTWRVQGIAFESAEPELVSQRHEQLNGLWRAISCEQVALWIHCIRRKTQAGLDARYENPFCRALDASYNARLNARQAMTNEFYLTLVYRPGHAALGKRAHHGQAEVRRQLLAHVRRMDEIGSLIETTLRSHGENHEQAITVLGCETDSAGRRYSRTLTLLEFLLTGHWQPVRVPAGPVDAYLGSSRILAGAEMMELRSPTCRRYAQFIDFKEYGTHTEPGMLNALLYEDYEYVITHSFSAVGKRQALAYLQRQRAQLANVQDAAYSQIDDLAHAEDALVNGDFVIGEYHFSMMILGADPRQLRRDVSSAMTRIQERGFLATPVTLALDAAFYAQLPANWAYRSRKAMLTSRNFAGLCSFHNFYGGKRDGNPWGPALSLLSTPSGQPFYFNFHHSGLDEDCRGQMMLGNTRIIGQSGSGKTVLLNFLLCQLQKFRSADADGLTTIFFDKDRGAEICIRALDGQYLRIRDGEPTGFNPLQLPCTDRNVMFLDSLLAMLARAHDSPLTSAQHATLATAVRTVLRMPASLRRMSTLLQNITQATSEQRELVRRLGRWCRDDGAGGTGMLWWVFDNPNDCLDFSRPGNYGIDGTAFLDNAETRTPISMYLLHRMNEAMDGRRFVYLMDEAWKWIDDPAFAEFAGDQQLTIRKKNGLGVFSTQMPSSLLGARVAASLVQQCATEIYLPNPRADRAEYLDGFKCTETEYQLIRSMAEDSHLFLVKQGRQAVVAQLDLSGMDDELAILSGNARNLRCFEQALALTRERDPNDWIAVFHRLRREASAGLR; encoded by the coding sequence ATGAACCGGCGCGGCGGCCAGACCGCATTTGCGGCCATTGCGCGCAACGAGCGCGCCATCGCTGCGTTCATCCCCTACAGCAGCCACCTGACGGACACGACGCTGATCACCCATGGCGCGGACCTGGTCCGCACCTGGCGCGTACAGGGGATCGCCTTCGAAAGCGCCGAGCCAGAGCTGGTTTCGCAGCGCCATGAACAGCTCAACGGCCTGTGGCGCGCCATCTCGTGCGAGCAGGTCGCGCTTTGGATCCATTGCATCCGGCGCAAGACGCAGGCCGGGTTGGATGCGCGGTACGAAAATCCGTTCTGCCGCGCGCTCGACGCCTCGTACAACGCCCGGCTGAACGCGCGGCAGGCAATGACGAACGAATTCTACCTCACCCTGGTATATCGGCCTGGCCACGCCGCGCTCGGCAAGCGTGCGCATCACGGCCAGGCCGAGGTCCGCCGGCAACTGCTGGCCCATGTACGACGCATGGACGAAATCGGATCCCTGATCGAAACGACGCTGCGCAGCCATGGCGAGAACCACGAGCAGGCCATCACCGTGCTGGGCTGCGAGACGGACAGCGCCGGCCGGCGATACTCCCGGACGCTGACCCTGCTCGAATTCCTGCTCACCGGCCACTGGCAGCCGGTACGTGTGCCGGCCGGGCCGGTGGACGCGTATCTCGGTTCGAGCCGGATCCTTGCCGGCGCCGAAATGATGGAGTTGCGTTCTCCGACCTGCCGCCGCTACGCGCAGTTCATCGATTTCAAGGAATACGGCACGCACACCGAACCAGGGATGCTGAATGCCTTGCTGTACGAGGATTACGAATATGTGATCACGCATTCGTTCAGCGCGGTCGGCAAGCGACAGGCGCTGGCCTACCTGCAGCGGCAGCGCGCCCAGCTGGCCAACGTGCAGGACGCCGCGTACTCGCAGATCGACGACCTCGCGCATGCCGAAGACGCCCTGGTCAATGGCGATTTCGTGATCGGCGAGTATCACTTCTCGATGATGATCCTCGGCGCCGACCCCCGGCAACTGCGGCGCGATGTCAGTTCGGCCATGACGCGCATCCAGGAGCGCGGCTTTCTCGCCACGCCGGTGACGTTGGCCCTGGATGCCGCCTTCTATGCGCAATTGCCTGCCAACTGGGCATACCGGTCGCGCAAGGCCATGTTGACCAGCAGAAACTTCGCCGGACTGTGCAGCTTTCATAATTTCTACGGCGGCAAGCGCGATGGCAACCCCTGGGGCCCGGCCCTGAGCCTGCTGTCCACGCCTTCCGGCCAACCGTTCTACTTCAATTTCCATCACTCCGGGCTCGACGAGGATTGCCGCGGCCAGATGATGCTGGGCAACACGCGCATCATCGGCCAGTCCGGCAGCGGCAAGACCGTGCTGCTCAATTTCCTGCTTTGCCAGCTGCAGAAATTCCGATCCGCGGATGCCGATGGCCTGACGACGATTTTCTTCGACAAGGACCGGGGCGCGGAAATCTGCATCCGCGCCCTCGATGGCCAGTACTTGCGGATACGCGACGGCGAACCGACCGGCTTCAACCCCTTGCAGCTGCCATGCACCGACCGCAATGTCATGTTCCTGGACTCGCTTCTGGCGATGCTCGCGCGCGCTCATGACTCGCCGCTGACGTCGGCGCAGCACGCGACGCTGGCCACCGCTGTGCGCACGGTGCTGCGCATGCCGGCGTCGCTGCGGCGAATGTCCACGCTGCTGCAAAACATCACCCAGGCCACGTCCGAGCAGCGGGAACTGGTCAGACGCCTGGGGCGCTGGTGCCGCGACGACGGCGCCGGTGGCACGGGAATGCTGTGGTGGGTCTTCGACAATCCGAATGATTGCCTCGATTTTTCGCGGCCGGGCAACTACGGCATCGACGGCACCGCGTTCCTGGACAATGCCGAGACGCGCACGCCGATCTCGATGTACCTGTTGCATCGGATGAACGAGGCCATGGATGGACGGCGCTTCGTCTATCTCATGGACGAAGCCTGGAAGTGGATCGACGACCCGGCCTTCGCCGAGTTCGCAGGCGACCAGCAGCTGACCATACGCAAGAAGAACGGGCTGGGCGTCTTCTCCACGCAAATGCCAAGCAGCCTGCTCGGCGCGAGGGTCGCCGCATCGCTGGTACAGCAATGCGCAACCGAGATCTATCTGCCCAACCCCAGGGCCGATCGCGCCGAATACCTGGATGGTTTCAAATGCACCGAAACCGAGTACCAGTTGATCCGCTCCATGGCGGAGGACAGCCATCTTTTTCTCGTCAAACAGGGCAGGCAGGCAGTCGTCGCACAACTCGACCTCTCCGGCATGGATGACGAATTGGCCATCCTGTCCGGCAACGCCAGGAACCTGCGCTGTTTCGAGCAAGCGCTGGCACTGACGCGGGAGCGCGACCCAAACGACTGGATCGCGGTATTCCATCGGCTTCGACGCGAAGCCAGCGCCGGCCTCAGGTGA
- the ptlD gene encoding type IV secretion system protein PtlD: MAGLSRILLSCTLACLLAGQAAQASVDDPTRAGGDNRVRALRADQARRDVLLTACRDDPGHRRGEPDCVNAERAQALQQWQAAAMTSVDAAFSDLAGALRNAAPRRMEAAIVRLTRQLQPLVYSMMTLLVLLTGYALLARRDRPFEWHIRHALLVAVVTSLALSPDRYLSTVVAGVQDVAGWLSGPWTAPDGAAGRGGLAQLDQFAAQAQAWVAQLAGQAANDANPGSAVNWLLCAMIVAASAGGWLCLAASLLIVPGLIVTLLLSLGPLFLVLLLFPALQRWTNAWLGALVRALVFMALGTPAVGLLSDVLAGALPAGLPQRFATDPLRSTMLAATLCATATLMLLTLVPLASSVNAGLRRRLWPNAAHPGLAQAHRQAAARQYAPRPAAAAAAAGPHQAGTYAASATPAPAPARPAPSFPAHAYRQYALGGARRPPPRVRRDDRPAPAPDRRVLPRKPNLP, encoded by the coding sequence ATGGCCGGCCTGTCACGAATCCTGCTGTCCTGCACGCTTGCATGCCTGCTCGCCGGGCAGGCCGCCCAGGCCTCCGTGGACGACCCCACCCGGGCTGGCGGCGACAATCGGGTACGGGCGCTGCGCGCCGACCAGGCGCGACGAGACGTCCTGCTCACCGCCTGCCGCGACGACCCCGGCCACCGGCGCGGTGAGCCGGATTGCGTCAACGCCGAGCGCGCCCAGGCGCTGCAGCAGTGGCAGGCCGCCGCCATGACCAGCGTGGATGCCGCCTTCTCCGATTTGGCTGGTGCGCTGCGCAATGCGGCGCCGCGGCGGATGGAGGCCGCGATCGTACGGCTGACGCGCCAGCTCCAGCCGCTGGTCTATTCCATGATGACGCTGCTGGTACTGTTGACTGGCTATGCACTGCTGGCGCGACGCGACCGCCCGTTCGAATGGCATATCCGGCACGCCCTGCTGGTTGCGGTCGTGACCTCGCTGGCACTGTCTCCCGACCGCTACCTGTCCACCGTGGTGGCAGGCGTCCAGGACGTCGCGGGCTGGCTGAGCGGGCCCTGGACAGCGCCGGACGGCGCGGCGGGGCGCGGCGGACTCGCGCAACTGGACCAGTTCGCCGCCCAGGCCCAGGCCTGGGTCGCGCAACTGGCCGGCCAGGCCGCCAACGACGCCAACCCGGGCAGCGCCGTCAACTGGCTGCTCTGCGCCATGATCGTGGCCGCCAGCGCGGGAGGCTGGCTTTGCCTGGCGGCGTCCCTGCTGATCGTGCCGGGCCTGATAGTCACGCTGCTGCTGTCGTTGGGGCCGCTCTTTCTCGTGCTGCTGCTGTTTCCCGCGCTGCAGCGCTGGACCAACGCCTGGCTCGGCGCGCTGGTCCGCGCGCTCGTCTTCATGGCGCTGGGCACGCCGGCCGTCGGCCTGCTGTCCGATGTACTGGCTGGCGCCTTGCCGGCCGGCCTGCCGCAGCGGTTTGCCACCGACCCGCTGCGCTCGACCATGCTGGCGGCAACGCTATGCGCCACGGCGACACTCATGCTGCTGACCCTGGTCCCGCTGGCCAGCAGCGTCAACGCGGGCCTGCGGCGCCGCCTGTGGCCTAACGCGGCCCATCCCGGGCTCGCGCAGGCTCATCGGCAAGCCGCTGCGCGCCAGTACGCCCCCCGTCCGGCCGCGGCGGCCGCCGCCGCGGGACCGCACCAGGCCGGTACGTACGCAGCCTCGGCCACGCCGGCGCCGGCGCCGGCCCGCCCGGCCCCATCCTTCCCGGCGCACGCCTATAGGCAGTACGCCCTGGGCGGCGCGAGAAGGCCGCCGCCCAGGGTGCGACGCGACGACCGGCCCGCGCCGGCGCCGGACCGACGGGTTCTTCCCCGCAAACCCAACCTGCCATGA
- the ptlI gene encoding type IV secretion system protein PtlI (PtlI (pertussis toxin liberation protein I) is a component of the type IV secretion system (T4SS) needed for pertussis toxin secretion.): MIHAHSNARLLRWAILAIAPVTLGACAPNGPPGLPYPDGKPLIPINTAAPEQGSSCQTRAP, translated from the coding sequence ATGATCCACGCACATTCCAACGCCAGATTATTGCGATGGGCCATCCTGGCCATCGCCCCCGTCACGCTCGGCGCCTGCGCCCCGAACGGGCCGCCCGGCTTGCCGTATCCCGATGGCAAGCCCCTGATTCCCATCAACACCGCCGCCCCGGAGCAAGGATCGTCATGCCAGACCCGCGCCCCTTGA
- the ptlG gene encoding VirB10 family type IV secretion system protein PtlG: MLNRPSSPDGGEAHAWPPDPEIPVFANAEHAHRRPLRWMFALVAVALSCLLATGIWRSRAAPPHAATQTVAPAGQALPPGRIFTVHPREPEPAPLPDMPAAPDPILPQPRPAPPVPPPPIRAPYDYDEPAPRRDSAALKSGPAMMVATAARLGQTERAGMADDGVSADAATLIGRNVSRATRSGGRDYRLLPGTFIDCILQTRIVTNVPGLTTCIVSRDVYSASGKRVLVPRGTTVVGEYRADLAQGSQRIYVAWSRLFMPSGLTIELASPAVDGTGAAGLPGVVDDKFAQRFGGALLLSVLGDATSYMLARATDARHGVNVNLTAAGTMNSLAASALNNTINIPPTLYKNHGDQIGILVARPLDFSILRGTNE, encoded by the coding sequence ATGCTGAACCGGCCCTCTAGTCCCGATGGCGGCGAAGCGCACGCTTGGCCGCCGGACCCCGAAATCCCTGTTTTCGCCAATGCCGAGCATGCGCATCGGCGTCCGCTGCGCTGGATGTTCGCCCTTGTCGCCGTGGCCCTGTCATGCCTGCTGGCAACGGGGATATGGCGCAGCCGCGCCGCGCCGCCGCACGCCGCGACGCAGACCGTCGCGCCGGCGGGGCAAGCCCTGCCGCCGGGGCGCATATTCACGGTCCACCCACGCGAACCCGAACCGGCGCCGCTTCCGGACATGCCGGCGGCTCCCGACCCGATCCTGCCGCAGCCGCGGCCGGCGCCACCCGTCCCGCCCCCGCCAATCCGCGCGCCGTACGACTACGATGAACCGGCGCCCCGGCGCGACAGCGCGGCGCTCAAGTCCGGCCCGGCCATGATGGTCGCCACGGCCGCGCGCCTTGGACAAACCGAGCGGGCGGGCATGGCGGACGACGGCGTGTCCGCGGATGCGGCCACCCTCATCGGCAGGAACGTCAGCCGCGCAACCCGCTCCGGGGGCCGCGATTACCGGCTGCTGCCCGGCACGTTTATCGATTGCATCCTGCAGACCCGGATCGTCACCAACGTCCCGGGGCTGACGACCTGCATCGTATCGCGGGATGTCTACAGCGCCAGCGGCAAGCGCGTCCTGGTGCCGCGTGGCACGACAGTGGTGGGCGAATACCGCGCCGACCTGGCGCAGGGCTCGCAACGCATCTACGTCGCATGGAGCCGGCTTTTCATGCCGTCCGGGCTCACGATAGAGCTGGCATCGCCGGCCGTGGACGGAACCGGCGCCGCGGGGCTGCCCGGCGTGGTGGACGACAAATTCGCGCAGCGTTTCGGCGGCGCCCTGCTGCTGAGCGTATTGGGCGATGCCACCTCGTACATGCTGGCGCGCGCCACCGATGCGCGCCACGGCGTGAACGTGAACCTTACCGCCGCGGGAACGATGAATTCGCTGGCCGCCAGCGCCCTGAACAACACGATCAACATCCCGCCCACGCTCTACAAGAACCACGGCGACCAGATCGGCATCCTGGTCGCCCGTCCATTGGACTTCTCCATACTCAGGGGGACGAATGAATGA
- the ptlF gene encoding type IV secretion system protein PtlF, with product MMAARMMAAGLAATALSAHAFRIPTPGEQDARIQTVPYHPEEVVLVRAWNGYVTRIVFDEQEKIIDVAAGFADGWQFSPEGNVLYIKAKSFPAQGSPAQAPEPGLWNTNLLVKTDRRLYDFDLVLASADAATPQALQRSRMAYRLQFRYPAAPQAASRASPVGPAVPAGALNRRYAMQVGNGSDGIAPIAAYDDGRHTWLTFRPGQPFPAVFAVAPDGTETLVNLHIDNQSLVIHRVAPVLMLRSGASVIRIVNQNGDASESPAFECHAEPAL from the coding sequence ATGATGGCGGCACGGATGATGGCGGCCGGCCTGGCGGCCACGGCGCTTTCGGCGCATGCGTTCCGGATACCCACGCCAGGAGAACAGGACGCCCGCATACAGACCGTGCCGTACCACCCGGAGGAGGTGGTGCTGGTGCGCGCCTGGAACGGCTACGTCACCCGGATCGTATTCGACGAGCAGGAGAAGATCATCGACGTCGCCGCGGGGTTCGCCGACGGCTGGCAATTCAGCCCGGAAGGCAATGTGCTGTATATCAAGGCCAAATCCTTCCCCGCGCAGGGCTCGCCCGCGCAGGCGCCGGAGCCGGGATTGTGGAACACCAATCTGCTCGTCAAAACCGACCGCCGGCTCTACGACTTCGACCTGGTGCTGGCCAGCGCGGACGCGGCGACACCGCAGGCGTTGCAGCGTTCGCGCATGGCCTATCGCCTGCAATTCCGCTACCCGGCCGCGCCGCAGGCGGCATCCCGCGCCAGCCCCGTCGGCCCGGCTGTTCCCGCCGGCGCATTGAACCGGCGCTACGCCATGCAGGTGGGCAACGGGTCGGACGGCATCGCACCCATCGCTGCGTACGACGACGGCCGGCATACCTGGCTCACGTTCAGACCGGGTCAGCCGTTTCCGGCCGTATTCGCGGTAGCGCCGGACGGAACGGAAACCCTGGTCAATCTGCATATCGACAACCAATCACTGGTCATACACCGGGTAGCGCCGGTCCTGATGCTGCGGTCCGGCGCCAGCGTCATCCGGATCGTCAACCAGAACGGCGATGCGTCCGAGTCCCCAGCCTTCGAATGCCATGCTGAACCGGCCCTCTAG